AGGCCTCAAACAATTATAGATTTTCAGCTTGCAGCAGCCGCCATTGTCGCAATCGTTATGAGAGAGAGCAGCGGCAGCGGCAGTGGCTGCCGCTGGCACCACCGATTCCTTTTCAGGCTGTTAGCAGAGCACAACAAGCATCAGCCGCTATTGACGAACAGGCTCTACAGTGACTGATTCCAGCTCTTCTAGGTTGCCTGGCTGTTCACTATAGTGCCCAAGACTATTGGAGGCTTTGGCCGTGGTGCGTGATAAATACATGTCCTCTTTTGTCTGGAAAGATACAATCAGGACACATTCTGAAATCTTATGCCGGCTTCTCTCCGGTTGTTTCTAAAGATGATTGCCATTTTTTGgacatttttttgtgtAGAAAGCGAGCTGGTGGAATAAAGAGAGACATATATATTGCTGCAGTTTCTTATCAGGAAAATTAGCGATGTGCGTGAGAAACACACTTTGAGCGAAGACGGAACGAAATAGACTAGAGCAGAGTTGAGTTAAGTTGAGTTGTGCGGAGTTGAGCATAATTTACCAAAGTAGTACAGGTTGAGCAAGGTCTGTATACTCATTTACTAGAGGGTTTGCGACGCAGTGCAGTGCAAGATAGTATCGCATAGCAGGCTTGACATAGCGCATTATGGATGATGAGTAGCATACACAGCCAGTCAAGCGATTCGCATTTAAACGATCAAGACCAACATATGGATCTTCAACGTAAGGACGACGAACAACAACAAGCAACACAGTTTTTCAGCGAAAAGACACCCGCCATTCAagaagaggaggaggaagatACAggggaagaagaaagagaatcCGAGGGCAACAGAGAGGAAACAAGCAGTGATTCGACATCCAataataaagaagaaattaaTTTTGTGAGTCGAAATACAACAAAAGCCCCACGACTGCAAAAGACGAAGAGTCACCGGTCGTCGTGTaattcatcatcttcgtctAATAGTAACGGCAATGGGGTTACCAATAAATCTACTATgacttttgaaaagcaaaagGTTGCGCCACCCAGGGCAAGAGCACAATCTGCCCAAAGCGTGTTGAGTAATTTATCACTTAGGTCACTGTTATTGCAGAATAATTTGACACAACAGCAGCCACAGCAACCTCCTGCAGGGAATGAGAATTACTCTGCCACAAATTATGGTAATTtaaatcaacaaattcaGTCACCGGCGATGTCATCATCTATGAGACGCAAAGCTCCCACAAACGTTATGTTCAGAAGAAATAGCTCTGAGAATGAAATAGGGTTGCAACTGCCGTTTACTGATGACAAAAGATTGGATCTAGATCCCAAGCACAGCCTGCgcagaaatttttcaagaaactCATTGATGAAGAGACAACAATCCGCAAATATCGTAGAAACagttgaaattgaagatgatgaaagtaacgaagaagaagaggctcaaaattatcaaatgAATCTGCctgatgataaaaatatcacagatgaagatgatgaagtatctcaaaaaaaactaacTGAGAAGGCATTACGAAAGCTATCGCTCTTAAAAAGAGGAAGTTTGCAAAAACGTAAAAGTGACAATTCAAGTCAAAATTCTGATAAAGTAGAAAATGTAAATGAAAGCActgataatgataatgaaacatttgaaaaaataacGAGTCAAGAAGGATCGATGACTCACTTGCAATTTGGCAATAAAAGAGTGATTTTAGATTCTTCTTCGTTTCTCCTTGGTAATAATGGCGTGCGATCCAATCAACAACAGATGcaacaacaattttttcaacccCTGCAAAAGGCATCCTCAGATTCAATTCAGCAACTTAGCGTTAACACTAATGGAAAGTCCAAGACGAACAatagtaaaaaaaatttcaaacaaatTTGCAATCCGAAGAAACCTCTATATGTGCCAGCTGTTTTGAGAGATACTGCGGAAACAAATATCACTATAGATGATTTAATGAGACCAGATTCTCCTCAGCATACTttattgaataattttcGTGGAAATTCAGGTTCAGGAAGTAATCATAATCCATCATCTCAGGCAAGTGTTTATTCGACCACATCATCGATTTTAGAAACCTGtagaaagaaaataagCTCGTTTCTGTTTCCAAActctgatttttcaaattctgaTCTACCGTATGGTTTGAATTCAGAATCACCTAGATTACCAAGGAAAGATCATTGGCTGCCTGATTCCAAGCGGGCATCTTGTCATTATTGTCATAAGCTGTTCACATTCTTCGAAAGAAAACATCACTGCCGACATTGTGGAGATATTTTTTGCGATCAGCATTTATCTCATTGGTTGTATCTGAACTCTAATGCAGAGTTTATAATCGGTGGTGGCGGTATGGGTACTTTATCCAAAGTTTGCGATGGTTGTCTCGGGGACtatgaaaatttaataAGGAATCCAAGCTGGAGGAGCCAAAAGGATAACAACCAACCAAATCAAGAGGATAGTGCAGATTCCAAATTTTCCTCTCGGTGTAATAGTAATGAGCATAATCCTAATAACATTAATTATAATTATAATGCCAATAATTATAAAAGTCAGCAAAGTCCGGAAGCTATAAGTGTGGATAAAAAGGACCAGAGCGACgactcaaaaaaagaaaatggtgatATTATTGGGTCTGTCGTTGGGTCTGTGCCGGCTGATTGGAATTGGAGTagtttttgaagatgatcgataaaaaatattgattcTGGTTGGATTGACTTTTTACTTTTGTattttattattgtttACTTTTATACATTTATTTATTGTATTTATTTCCATCATTATATTAGCAACGTGTCAAACATTGTTTTATACTATGTGTGTCGTTATAACGGggattcaaaatattccCGTCGGtttgtttcaattctcAGTTTTTTCACTATCAACTCCTCTTTTATCCCACACAGCATGTGCTATCTTATCTGCTATGAGGTTTTTGAAATGCGATTTTTCCTCCACAACAAACTCATATCCAGAAGATTCTCCGCTGGAAGTATCCATTGATAAGGAGCTGTTGGACTTGTTGCCTGTTgtagaaaaaaatggtataTTAGACAAAGAGTTGTCACTGTTTAGTAGTGAAATGGCATCTGAATCAGTATGACTACTGCTTTCGCCAAGTTTTGGGATATTCTCAACATGTTCcccatcttcatcttcgtccCCTTCAACCACTATATTATTAGATTCCCTTACCTGCCTagtcttctttttcttgagTAGTCTTCTCCTCTTCAGCTCAGCTGTTTTTCTgtcttcatcctcttcattcACCTCATATTCAGTGCGCAAGGAATCCGCATCGAAATCAGGGAACAATTCTGGACCAAAAGTGTCAATCGCTTCTGTAATCCTTTGTTCTAACAATTCCCGCTCCTTTTGTAGACCTTTTAGTGCCTGCGGTGTCgttattgaaagatataaTGGCCTTAATGATTTGAATATATCCATACCGATGTCCCCCATAATCAAAGCGGAATAGGTAACAGCCGCACATGAGATATAGGAGACACAAAACGTCAAGATTTTACTCGAGAAGTGTTCACGTAATTGGTATGAGAATAAAACTGACCATACGATATAAAGTAGTGGTGCAAATCCCATTCCAATTAAGATTTTCCAGGTTGCAATAACATCGTTGGCTCTAATTTTAACAGTTGATGCAGCGAGAGCCTCTTTTGCCTTCTTTTGGGAGATTATCTTGGCCACAATGAAAACAGGAGAAAACATTATGATACCAGGTAAAGACAAAATGACTGATACCAATAGTCGAATTGATCTAAAGATTAGTaaactcaaatttttgGCAAGACTTATACGCGCATGTTCAACAAGATGATCCGGAATATTGTAATGACGTAAATGGGCATTATAACGCATGATGTCCTTCTTTAGAGCAACAATTTTAGGGTCATCTCTGTAGATTTGATATCCTTTGACTAACCTTCTATTCATTTCGACAACTAAGGGAAGCGGAAGTCTAGAAGATAATTGACCTGCATAAAGCCTCCTCATCGCCTGAACAACCATCAAAGTTTCATAATCGGTACATGTTACGGTAACAGCTTTCAAACCGCCAGATATAGTTTCCAACAACTCTCTTACAGCTTCTCTATTGGTATCAGGATTTCCATACTTACTTACTAGTTCAGTTGAAATTTCGATTGGGTCACCAAATTCAATAACAGCTCTAGATCTGAATTTGTGGGGATGAAAATAGTTCATACCACAGGGAACAATTTTAACATTGATATCAGGATGTTTTTGCATGCAACCCAATGCCATGATGGCAACACCGGCTTTCAATGGCAAAAGATCCGTTCTATCGTGAGAACCGCCTTCAGGGAAGATACCAATACATTGGTTATGCGCCAAATGTTCGAAAACGCGGTGGTAAACTTGCGATTGATCAACTCTGTCAgcatatttgaaagatgtaCCCTTCAACAAAGCACTTTTAACTTCCGGTTTTGCTGTTTTGAACTCTTTACGAAGAATTAAGGCTGTATCGCTCTCAATAGATTGAATCTCTGCAGATCCCATAGACTTGGGTAAGCCAATTAGGCCTTTGGGGCTACACTCTTTGGTGAAGGAGGTCCCATGACCAATTATGCGGCGTGGGTTTTCAGAATCCACAGTGATCTTACCTTTGGCAAGCTTGAGATTATCTTGCGCCCTCACAACGCCAATCGACATTACGCAGCCGGCTAAGAAACCAACGgcttttcttctcaagGACTTCTCTGCAATAAGAAATGACACACGCTTATTAACAGCTTTATTCACTTGCCCCATTAAGATAACCGGATCGACAAACTGATTGGCATGGGGTGCCGCAACGAATATGATAGGACCCTGTTTAGGAACTTTAAATCCTCCGCGAGACCTGATCTCTCTGAAAAAGCAATCAAAAATGTTTGTCAACAAATACAGTATACAGTCGTATATCACTCTTCTATTCAGCGGCTGTTCCTCATAATGGTACTCATCGCATTTACTATCATTTGTGTTTAGATCACAAGACTTGTTCGCACTCATTGCATCCTCTTTCGCAGGCATTGGCTTCTCCGTTTGATGCATCCAAGAAGGGATTCAGCTCAATCTACTGCAAGTGAACAGAATAAGTATACCTCAATTGAAAgtgcttcttctttttcgaaCTTGGTTTTATTATATGTGTTTGGTGAGAAACCAGAAGGGGCTTTTCGCCGATACTCTCCaagtcaaaaaatgaaaatctCTATTTTCCCATAAAAAACTCCTACAGAAACTTAATTAACAGAGTAGAATGCATCTATAATTTTGAGATGAGAAATACTTGAACCAAAACTCGCTTATCTCTGCGTTCAATTTTGCGTAGTAAACTTTTGGTTTTGACACATCGCTGCACCACATCGTTTACGTAAACTTGTGATGAACTGATTGGCATTCTCAACTTTGAACCCTTCAAATTGCAAATCGTGTATTGTAATGCAAGAGTTCTTGCCGCATCGCACGTAAAGGCATTGATCTTCCTTGCTGTATACGAAGTCACCTGGTGCTTCAAGGACTTGCGGGATGAGCAGGCCTTCTGGTACTGCAGAAAAGGAATGAAATATGATCCGCTTCAATGTAACCTCATTGTTCTTAGTTTGGACCTCTTTGTGTGTATACAGGGGACCTACTGTCTGCAGTTTATTAACAATAGATTCGGCGCTCTCATTGCTCCAGTCGACTTGCTTGTCCCTCGAGCTAATTTTTGACGCATAGCTTGGATCataagaagaaataatCTTAAGCGGGTTTTCGTAGGATCTATCCAAGATGACTTTTACTAATAACGAAGCACCTTCTAGTCCTAATTGGTCCATTAAAATTGCAGTTTTCAGGGGAGTTTCTTTGTCGAACTGATTTATTGTTCCCTTTGATAACAGATCCTTGATTTTAAGTGGCTCAGTTTGTGCTACAATTGTCCCATGATCGAATTTGAGGGGATCCAAAGTTTGTACCGTTACACCTGTGAATTCGTCCCTATTCAATAGTGCATATTGTATGGGCGATGCGCCCTTATAGCGAGGCAATAACGATGGATGAACATTCAATGAGTACTTGACATGCCTGAGCAGCTCCTGCGAAATCAGTTTACCGAAAGAAACTGCTACTATCATATTGTAATTATCgttttcaacaatatcaCGTAGATTAGCCCAATCTTGACTGGTTTCACACGAGAGAGGCAATGGCGACcccaatttttgatttgcaGTGACTATTGGCGGATATTTTAATTGAGATTTTTGCCTTCCGCACCACTTTGCTGGTCTGGAAACCAGCTGTAGTTTGCCGATCATTGTAGATGTCTTTCTCAATGAATCGAGGGCTCTAAATGAATGCATGCTGAACTCATCACTGCCAAAGAATAGTATATTCAGAGGCCTATGCGAAAACCATCGTCTACCTTTCAATCTCAGTACTCCAATTTTCATCACGATCCTCAATAAATTGAGTACCTTATAATCTGAATTTTTAGTTCAATCTGCTGATCCCCAGTATTACAAAATAATATTTGTTTCGCATttatgaaaagaaataaggtattgaaatttggcTTTGCACAAGTAACGAGTGGAGACCCATCGTTTCATGCACTTAGAGAGCACCTATCAATTGAGTTAATCAATatgaaatgaaatttgaGGATGAAGAGTCTAAGGAATTACAGAAACAGAGACTTGAGAGACGAAGGCAAAAGTTCTCGGAAGAAGCCAGAGATAATATACTTAACAGTCCGTTGCGAGACGAGGCCTTGCTGAGTAAATCAACCAATGCTGGCATTGAGTCTCTGGTAGCATCCCAAGATCTTAGAGAAAAATTCCTTTGCCAACTAAAACACAAAAATGCAGATCAAAGAGAACACGGATTACGGAAGTTACGAGAAATCATCGTTAGTATTTACGATCAGAATAAAAGCGACAGATCGTTTGTGGAACAGGCTTACGAGGTCTACAAAATGTCTTACGATTTTTATCTTCAGAAGAGAGATTTCAATAAAGTCGCCAATCTTGTGCTGAGCTTCATGGTCACCCACTTACCGCTCGACATGACAGTGGAGTACGCAGAAATCAACATTATCAGTCTGTCCCATGTTACACGGGATATGGATATGTGCATCAGAAGTGTAAGGGACATGGCTCACGGCAGTACACCAAGTGAGCTACTCAATAGTTTGCTTGAAATGTCTGTCATTTATATGTATCAAACAAGCTCCCCCCGCCGATGGTTCAAGATATTATCAGCTTTCGACACTGAATCACCGATATATTCCTACGTGACAAGGTCAAAAGCATTCATGGAGATGCGAAGAAGGAATTTCGAACAAATCGCAAAATGCTACAATCAGATTCCCGTAGGTTTCCTCATCGATCGATGGTTTTCTAATATGATTACTGCTGATGAAGTCAGAAGTCTTCACGACTTCGTCACTACGCCGAACGGAGCAGAAGTGATcgtattcaagaaaagaagatagGATTAACGAACCCAGGTACctattgaaattcaattggAACTTCGAAATTCACGTTAGTTGCGCACCAAACCTATGTATGTAAAGTATACTTCCGTTGCGTCGCTTTGAGAGGCTCAAGCGAGAAATGAgtaacaatttttttttgcctgCACTAAGACATTACACTTTAACTTAGATCTCATAAAGTGTTACGACAGTAACAGCTCTCCATTGTGAGGTCTGACTTGTATTCTGTAGTTACAACATTATCAACTTGTTGAGAATCATTGTTCACGTCACTTAAATTCTGTCCTGCGTCCTTAAGTTGGGCCCTCAAGTTGGGCCCTCATCACAGAAACAAACACCACCATCTTTATATTATCCTGGGAAAGAAACCATTCAAGACCCGGTTGAAAATTCTCCTAGTGGTCTGAGCTAAATATAAATTGGATAGACTATTCAAAATGCCAAATGAAGGAATAGGAGAGATGTTGACGCCCAATATAAAATTAGAAGAATTGGAATCGAAGTTAGTGGCTTCGGATGGTGATTGCAGGGACAAAGTGATGGGCTCAATAGACAACACACAAAAGGCAATACTTCCGATGCGGTTACtattcaatgattttattCAAAGCATGTCCAATGTGGATAATCTAGGAGGGGAGAACCCCAAGGAGAACTTTTTGTTGATCAGAAGTAAGGTATTGGAGCTATCTACTAGGGTCCAAGTAGTTGCGGATGATTTCAATAAGCTGCAACCTCTATTCGAGACTATATCGGAGTACTCTACTAAACATggtgataaaaaatatcaacCTTTGGAAACTTTGAAATCGTTTTCTCCCAATGGTGGCGCGATAACGAACAACGTGCTCAGCGGTGCGAACGTCAACGGTATTGCTGCTAATATAAATTCTACAAGTGTCGAATCTAGTACTAAGAAGTATAATAGGTCCAACAATGGCACACCAATTAATGCTTCAACTCCAGGGAGCTCAACGCCTACTTCTGCTGTTCCTCCTGCAAAGAAACCCAGAAAACCAAGACAAAGTAAAAAAGCTATTGCCGCTAATAGTAAAAATCAGACACATCCATCAGCAATTAGTGGGACACCAGCTGCAAATGGTATGGGGTCTACCCCAAATGCCTCGATGCCCGTGATAAGCGTTCCCCCCACTAATATGATGGCCTCACCTCCGTTAAGTGCAATGATGTCTCCAATGGCACCAGCAAATTTTGCTGCGACTCCACAATCTCAAGCACAATCACAACCACAACAGCAACCGCAACAGCAACCGCAATCACAGGCACAACTTCAAGCTCAAACGCAATCTCAGGTCCAAGTGCCGCCCGTACCGCAGTCACAGCAAGCGCTATCTCAAGCTCAACAGCAAAGGCAACAGCGGCAGTTCAGTCCACCATTAAGGAACAATGCGGCTTCTCAATCCCATCTGAACATGAATAATATCACTCCAGCCAATATACTAAACATGAGCATGACGCGAGAAGGCCAGCATGTTTCAATGCAACCACAGCAGGCTCAACAACCACCACAGCCTCAATAACCACCGCAGcctcaacagcaacaacagcaacaaccTTCATATCCCCAGCAACAACCTTTGTCTCAACCTCAATCACATCCTCTGCAGCCGCAACAGCTCCAACAGCTCCAACAGCCATAACAACAACAGAGCGCCAACAGAGATTTCGATCCTCTTGATTTTAACAACTTCGACCTTTGGAATCTGAATATGGACATGATATGACATGAAGTGTCTTACAATATATGTAGTGTGTAATCGTTGTTAACATGCAGTTGATAGTAAAAGCCCTGTTACCCGGGGTGTGGTATTTTTTAGCTACGttcactttcaaaaatgtgaGTCAGCTGCAGACTTGATGATCTATTTCGACAGTCAACTTataaagttgaagaaactCTTCAGACTTTTAGAGATCAAGCTGTAGATTAATAATTGTGTGCTATTTTTAAGATAGTCATATATTGTTTGGTAAGgaacgaagaagaaagtaGTGAGTAGTGAGGAATGTCTGAACAATTGAGGCAAACGTTTGCCAACgccaaaaaagaaggaagaaatgCATTAGTTACCTTTATGACCGCTGGATACCCAACGGTAGATGATACAAttccaattttgaaaggcTTTCAAGAAGGTGGTGT
This Zygotorulaspora mrakii chromosome 5, complete sequence DNA region includes the following protein-coding sequences:
- the PIB2 gene encoding Pib2p (similar to Saccharomyces cerevisiae PIB2 (YGL023C); ancestral locus Anc_4.97) codes for the protein MMSSIHSQSSDSHLNDQDQHMDLQRKDDEQQQATQFFSEKTPAIQEEEEEDTGEEERESEGNREETSSDSTSNNKEEINFVSRNTTKAPRLQKTKSHRSSCNSSSSSNSNGNGVTNKSTMTFEKQKVAPPRARAQSAQSVLSNLSLRSLLLQNNLTQQQPQQPPAGNENYSATNYGNLNQQIQSPAMSSSMRRKAPTNVMFRRNSSENEIGLQLPFTDDKRLDLDPKHSLRRNFSRNSLMKRQQSANIVETVEIEDDESNEEEEAQNYQMNLPDDKNITDEDDEVSQKKLTEKALRKLSLLKRGSLQKRKSDNSSQNSDKVENVNESTDNDNETFEKITSQEGSMTHLQFGNKRVILDSSSFLLGNNGVRSNQQQMQQQFFQPLQKASSDSIQQLSVNTNGKSKTNNSKKNFKQICNPKKPLYVPAVLRDTAETNITIDDLMRPDSPQHTLLNNFRGNSGSGSNHNPSSQASVYSTTSSILETCRKKISSFLFPNSDFSNSDLPYGLNSESPRLPRKDHWLPDSKRASCHYCHKLFTFFERKHHCRHCGDIFCDQHLSHWLYLNSNAEFIIGGGGMGTLSKVCDGCLGDYENLIRNPSWRSQKDNNQPNQEDSADSKFSSRCNSNEHNPNNINYNYNANNYKSQQSPEAISVDKKDQSDDSKKENGDIIGSVVGSVPADWNWSSF
- the SCT1 gene encoding bifunctional glycerol-3-phosphate/glycerone-phosphate O-acyltransferase SCT1 (similar to Saccharomyces cerevisiae SCT1 (YBL011W); ancestral locus Anc_4.96) — translated: MHQTEKPMPAKEDAMSANKSCDLNTNDSKCDEYHYEEQPLNRRVIYDCILYLLTNIFDCFFREIRSRGGFKVPKQGPIIFVAAPHANQFVDPVILMGQVNKAVNKRVSFLIAEKSLRRKAVGFLAGCVMSIGVVRAQDNLKLAKGKITVDSENPRRIIGHGTSFTKECSPKGLIGLPKSMGSAEIQSIESDTALILRKEFKTAKPEVKSALLKGTSFKYADRVDQSQVYHRVFEHLAHNQCIGIFPEGGSHDRTDLLPLKAGVAIMALGCMQKHPDINVKIVPCGMNYFHPHKFRSRAVIEFGDPIEISTELVSKYGNPDTNREAVRELLETISGGLKAVTVTCTDYETLMVVQAMRRLYAGQLSSRLPLPLVVEMNRRLVKGYQIYRDDPKIVALKKDIMRYNAHLRHYNIPDHLVEHARISLAKNLSLLIFRSIRLLVSVILSLPGIIMFSPVFIVAKIISQKKAKEALAASTVKIRANDVIATWKILIGMGFAPLLYIVWSVLFSYQLREHFSSKILTFCVSYISCAAVTYSALIMGDIGMDIFKSLRPLYLSITTPQALKGLQKERELLEQRITEAIDTFGPELFPDFDADSLRTEYEVNEEDEDRKTAELKRRRLLKKKKTRQVRESNNIVVEGDEDEDGEHVENIPKLGESSSHTDSDAISLLNSDNSLSNIPFFSTTGNKSNSSLSMDTSSGESSGYEFVVEEKSHFKNLIADKIAHAVWDKRGVDSEKTEN
- the FMT1 gene encoding methionyl-tRNA formyltransferase (similar to Saccharomyces cerevisiae FMT1 (YBL013W); ancestral locus Anc_4.95), which translates into the protein MKIGVLRLKGRRWFSHRPLNILFFGSDEFSMHSFRALDSLRKTSTMIGKLQLVSRPAKWCGRQKSQLKYPPIVTANQKLGSPLPLSCETSQDWANLRDIVENDNYNMIVAVSFGKLISQELLRHVKYSLNVHPSLLPRYKGASPIQYALLNRDEFTGVTVQTLDPLKFDHGTIVAQTEPLKIKDLLSKGTINQFDKETPLKTAILMDQLGLEGASLLVKVILDRSYENPLKIISSYDPSYASKISSRDKQVDWSNESAESIVNKLQTVGPLYTHKEVQTKNNEVTLKRIIFHSFSAVPEGLLIPQVLEAPGDFVYSKEDQCLYVRCGKNSCITIHDLQFEGFKVENANQFITSLRKRCGAAMCQNQKFTTQN
- a CDS encoding uncharacterized protein (ancestral locus Anc_4.94), coding for MKFEDEESKELQKQRLERRRQKFSEEARDNILNSPLRDEALLSKSTNAGIESLVASQDLREKFLCQLKHKNADQREHGLRKLREIIVSIYDQNKSDRSFVEQAYEVYKMSYDFYLQKRDFNKVANLVLSFMVTHLPLDMTVEYAEINIISLSHVTRDMDMCIRSVRDMAHGSTPSELLNSLLEMSVIYMYQTSSPRRWFKILSAFDTESPIYSYVTRSKAFMEMRRRNFEQIAKCYNQIPVGFLIDRWFSNMITADEVRSLHDFVTTPNGAEVIVFKKRR
- the PGD1 gene encoding Pgd1p (similar to Saccharomyces cerevisiae PGD1 (YGL025C); ancestral locus Anc_4.93) — encoded protein: MPNEGIGEMLTPNIKLEELESKLVASDGDCRDKVMGSIDNTQKAILPMRLLFNDFIQSMSNVDNLGGENPKENFLLIRSKVLELSTRVQVVADDFNKLQPLFETISEYSTKHGDKKYQPLETLKSFSPNGGAITNNVLSGANVNGIAANINSTSVESSTKKYNRSNNGTPINASTPGSSTPTSAVPPAKKPRKPRQSKKAIAANSKNQTHPSAISGTPAANGMGSTPNASMPVISVPPTNMMASPPLSAMMSPMAPANFAATPQSQAQSQPQQQPQQQPQSQAQLQAQTQSQVQVPPVPQSQQALSQAQQQRQQRQFSPPLRNNAASQSHLNMNNITPANILNMSMTREGQHVSMQPQQAQQPPQPQ